The following proteins are encoded in a genomic region of Chloracidobacterium sp.:
- the preA gene encoding NAD-dependent dihydropyrimidine dehydrogenase subunit PreA, protein MANLNINFAGIKSPNPFWLASAPPTNMGSMIERAFDAGWGGAVWKTLGEPITNVSSRLAGLDFGTNRLVGLNNIELITDRPLEVNLKEIYECKKKYPNNAVIVSLMVESKREAWHEIVKRSQDTGADGFELNFGCPHGMSERGMGAAMGQVPEYTCMVTEWVKEVSELPVIVKLTPNVTSILPPGRAAQNGGADAVSLINTINSMMGVDVNTLVPHPNVNGMAAHGGYCGPAVKPIALNMVSELARDGEFNIPISGIGGVSNWRDAVEFMLLGAGSVQVCTAVMHYGYRIVEDMIDGLNAYLDSKGFASVSEIIGKSVPRVTNWGDLDLNYVVKAHVNEEHCIRCNLCYVACEDGAHQSFEFVESNGLRYPRVIEEECVGCNLCYLVCPSPGAITMERRDAGSSSQSWRERTEAS, encoded by the coding sequence ATGGCAAATCTTAATATCAATTTTGCAGGGATAAAGTCCCCGAATCCGTTTTGGCTGGCGAGTGCGCCGCCGACGAATATGGGTTCGATGATCGAGCGGGCATTCGACGCGGGATGGGGCGGTGCGGTTTGGAAGACGTTGGGCGAGCCGATCACGAATGTCTCGTCACGTCTTGCCGGACTCGACTTTGGCACGAACCGGCTGGTCGGGCTGAACAACATCGAATTGATCACGGACAGGCCGCTTGAGGTTAATCTGAAAGAGATCTACGAGTGCAAGAAGAAGTATCCGAACAATGCCGTGATCGTCTCGCTGATGGTCGAGTCAAAACGCGAAGCGTGGCACGAGATCGTAAAGCGTTCGCAGGATACGGGAGCCGACGGCTTCGAGCTGAACTTCGGCTGCCCGCACGGTATGAGCGAACGCGGAATGGGCGCGGCAATGGGCCAGGTGCCCGAATACACCTGCATGGTCACGGAGTGGGTGAAAGAGGTGTCGGAACTTCCGGTGATCGTAAAGCTCACGCCAAACGTGACGAGCATTCTGCCGCCAGGCCGTGCGGCACAGAACGGCGGTGCGGATGCCGTTTCGCTGATCAACACGATCAATTCGATGATGGGCGTTGATGTCAATACGCTGGTCCCGCATCCGAATGTGAACGGCATGGCCGCCCACGGCGGCTATTGCGGGCCTGCGGTCAAACCGATCGCCCTTAATATGGTCAGCGAGCTTGCGCGCGACGGCGAATTCAATATCCCAATAAGCGGGATCGGCGGCGTTTCGAACTGGCGTGATGCGGTCGAATTCATGCTGCTCGGTGCCGGGAGCGTTCAGGTTTGCACGGCTGTGATGCACTATGGCTATCGCATCGTCGAGGACATGATCGACGGGTTGAACGCCTATCTCGATTCCAAAGGCTTTGCCTCGGTCAGTGAGATCATAGGCAAGTCTGTTCCGCGCGTTACTAATTGGGGCGACCTCGATCTTAATTATGTTGTAAAGGCGCACGTTAACGAAGAGCACTGCATCCGCTGCAATCTTTGCTATGTTGCCTGTGAGGACGGTGCTCATCAGAGCTTTGAGTTCGTCGAATCGAACGGACTTCGCTATCCCCGCGTGATCGAGGAAGAGTGCGTCGGCTGTAATCTCTGCTACCTCGTCTGTCCTTCGCCCGGCGCCATTACGATGGAACGACGAGATGCCGGCAGTTCTTCGCAAAGTTGGCGCGAGAGGACCGAAGCTTCGTGA
- a CDS encoding N-acetyltransferase family protein translates to MFNIKMDVRDAVLDDAAEIAYIYNHYIATSHAVFESEPVDSDEIQRRIILAGAEGMPFLAAQKNEHLAGFAYAQPFLRDPAFDPTAEIRVCVRPGLLEQGVGTALYTSLIERMRSRGFKTLIALVAMPNDAAARLHEHFGFRDAGRLEGVAQKFGRRIDIDCRQLVL, encoded by the coding sequence GTGTTCAATATAAAAATGGACGTCCGTGATGCGGTACTCGACGATGCCGCCGAGATCGCTTACATATACAATCACTATATCGCGACGTCGCATGCCGTCTTCGAATCCGAACCGGTGGATTCAGATGAGATCCAACGCCGCATCATCCTCGCGGGAGCAGAAGGGATGCCTTTCCTTGCGGCACAAAAGAATGAGCACCTCGCAGGATTTGCCTACGCACAACCATTCCTTCGAGACCCTGCGTTTGACCCGACTGCCGAGATAAGGGTCTGCGTACGGCCGGGCCTCCTCGAACAAGGTGTCGGCACCGCTCTTTACACATCGCTTATCGAGCGGATGAGGTCTCGCGGTTTCAAAACGCTGATAGCACTGGTGGCTATGCCGAACGATGCCGCCGCGCGTCTGCATGAACATTTCGGATTTCGCGATGCCGGACGGCTCGAAGGCGTCGCGCAGAAGTTCGGCCGCCGTATCGATATCGATTGCCGACAGCTCGTCCTTTAG